DNA from Candidatus Methylomirabilis sp.:
GGGGGAACGCGCACCCGAACATCGTCCCGTACCAGACCTTCGCGACGGCCGATGGGCACCTCAACGTCGCCGTGGCCAACGATGGGCTCTGGCGGACCTTCTGCCGGGTCCTGGGCGAGCCGGCCTGGGCGGACGACCCCGCGTACGCCACCAATGGCGCCCGGACGGCCAACCGGGAGCGCCTGGTGCCGCTCCTGGCGGCCCGCTTCGCCACCCTCCCCACCGCCACATGGCTGGAGCGCCTGGAGGAGGCGGGGCTCCCCTGCGGGCCCGTGAACACCGTCGCGCAAGCCTTGGCCGACCCGGCCGTCCACCACCTGAAGATGGTCCAGGAGGTGGAGCATCCCACCCTGGGGTCGCTCCGTCTCCTGGGGATCCCCTTCACTCTCGAAGGGTCCCCCCTCACGATCCGCCGCCCGCCCCCCCGGCTCGGGGAGCACACGGCCGAGGTTCTGGCGGAGATGCTCGGCCTTTCCTCCCGAGAGGTGGAGACGCTCCGCCGGGAGGGGGTGCTGTGAAGGCGGGTGCCCCGCGGT
Protein-coding regions in this window:
- a CDS encoding CoA transferase, with product GNAHPNIVPYQTFATADGHLNVAVANDGLWRTFCRVLGEPAWADDPAYATNGARTANRERLVPLLAARFATLPTATWLERLEEAGLPCGPVNTVAQALADPAVHHLKMVQEVEHPTLGSLRLLGIPFTLEGSPLTIRRPPPRLGEHTAEVLAEMLGLSSREVETLRREGVL